TCCTGGTCGGTTATCGGTTCGGGGGACCGCGGTGCTCGCGGACGGATGAGGTGAGAAGGGGCCGGTGTCAGCATGTATGCCGCGCCACGCGTCCCAACGTGTCCACGTACGCGCGCAGCAGGGGCCGAACGGGTCCGCGTACGGGCAGGGCCGGGGCCTGGGAGCGGTGCCACGGGAGCGGTTCGCCGGGCTGCGGATCGCCCAGCAGGGCGGCGGCCACATGCGCGCCGTGTGCCACGGACAGGGCGAGGCCGTGGCCGCAGCAGCCGCCGATGTACCAGACGTCGTCGAAGCCCCGCACCGGCCCGACCACCGGCAGGTCGTCGCCGGTCATGCCGATGCGGCCGGACCAGCGGTGGGTGACCCGTACCTCGGCGAGGTCGGGATGCAGGGACCGCAGCCAGCGCTCCAGCCGGCCCCAGGCGCGCTCCCCGGCCGCCCGCAGCCGGGCGGCGCCGAGGCCGGCCGGGACCGTGGCGGTGCCGCCGCCCGCGACCAGGCCCCGGTCAGGGAGCACCCGGAAGTACGGCGCCATCGGCATGGCGTCGACGACGGAGTGCCCGGCCCGCCCGCCCAGGGCCTCGTACGCGGCCGGGCTCAGCGGCTCGGTGGCGACGGCGTACACCTCCAGCGGCAGGACGGTGCCGACCGGCAGGGCCAGTGCCGTTGCGGCCGAGTTGACGGCCAGCACCGCCTTCCCGGCGTAGAGCCGGCCGTGCGGGAGGACCAGTTCGGGGCCGACCAGATCGCCCGGGTGGACCGCCAGCAGCGGGCTGCGGCCGTAGAACCGGACGCCCTTGCCGGCGCAGGCGCGGGCGAGGGCGCAGGTCAGGGCGGCCGGGTCGAGGGTCGCGGCGGGACGGTGCACCAGTGCGGCCCGGTAGGGCACGCCGACCCGGTCGCGGATGCCGGCCGGGGTGAGGACGGGGACGTCCAGGCCGATCTCGCGGCAGGCGCGGGCCTGGCGGGCGAGTGCCGCGAGGCCCGCGGCCGAGCGGGTGGCCACGAGCTGTTCGCCGGTCCGCAGTCCGCAGGGCACGTCGAGCCGGGTGCACAGCTCCAGGACGTCCCGTACCGCCCGCTCGCTGGCCCGGTGCATCCGGCGGGCCGTCCGCGGGCCGAAGCGGCGCACCGCGCGGTCGACGGCGGGGCCGGCCCGGGGGCCCAGCAGGCCGGTGCCCCGGCCGCTGGCCCCCGCGGCCGGGTGCTCGGCGTCCACCACGACGACGTCGAGCCCGGGGGCGCGTTCGGCGAGGTGGTAGGCGCAGGACAACCCGGCCAGGCCGGCCCCGACGACGGCCACGTCCGCGGTGACCACGCCGTGCAGTTCGGGGCCCGGCGGCAGTTCCGCCGGTCCCCAGTACGGCGTTCCGGCCGCCGGCCCGCTCATCCGGCGGCGTCCGGCACCCGCTCGGTCAGCGCACCGAAGCGGCGGTCGTGCCACAGCAGCGGGCGTCCGCCGCCCACGTGCACGGCGGCGACCCGGCCGACGACGAGGTGGTGGTCGCCGTAGCGGCGCACGTCCTCGGTCAGGCACACCGACCAGGCGAGCGCGCCGGCCAGTACGGGGACGCCCAGCACCTGTCGGGTGTCGGTCCCGGAGAACCGCTCCGCGGCCGTCGCCGTCGGGGAGGCGAACCGGCCCGCGAGGTCCTGCTGTTCCTCGCGCAGCAGGTGCACGGCGAAGGCACGGCGGGCGCGGACGGCGGCGAGGGTGCGGGAGCCGTCGCGCAGGCAGGCCAGGAGCAGCGGCGGGCGGGCGGAGAGCGAGGTGACGGCGGAGACGGTCATCCCGAGCGGGCCCTCCTCTCCCCGTGCGGTCACCACGGTCACCCCGGCGGCCAGCTTGGCGTACAGGCCGAGGCAGCGGGCGGCGCCCGGGCCCGGTTCCTCGCGCAGCGGGTCGGCGGTCGCGACCGGGCCACCGGGGGCCGCCGTCCGGTCAGCCACGAGCCGCAGTCGCGCGCTCATCGATCACCTCCGCGTCCACCAGGCCCCGCAGCACGCGGGCGATGTTGGTCCGCACGGTCGACTCGGCGACCGGGTCGAGGATCTCGGCCAGGGAGGGGATGCCGAGGTCGAACGCGGCGGTGAAGACGACGAGGGTGCCCCTGTCGTGCGGTTCGCAGCGCCAGCTCCCCTCGAAGACCTGGAAGTCGCCGCTGAGCTGCTCGAAGGCGAGGGAGTGCGTCTCGGGCGAGTAGGTGTCGCGTTCCCTCCAGCGCATCAGCCCGCCCCGGAACTCGACGGTCCAGTCCGAGACCGTCGAGCCGTCGGGCAGCGGAGGCTCCACGTACACCTCGCGGAAGGTGTCGCTGTACTCGGGGTAGCGGCGGAAGTCGCTGATGCGGCCGTAGACCTCGGCGGGTGCCAGGCCGTGGGCGAGGGCGTGCAGGACCACGTGGCGCATGGGGCGTTCGGTTCCTTCCCAGAGGGGTGGCGGACGCTGGTGTCAGCCGGCCATGCGGTCGGCCGTGCTGTGCAGCGCCTCGGTGAGGGTGGTGAGGAACAGGTCGAGGGCCGTGTCGTCGACGACGGCCGGCGGGGTCAGCCGCAGCACGCGGGTGGAGTTGAGGGAGTGGTTCACCAGCACGCCGCGGGCGATCAGCTCCAGCAGGAGTTCGCCGACCGCGCGTTCCTCGGCGAACTCGATGCCGATCAGCAGCCCACGGCCGCGCACCTCGCGGACCAGCCCGCCCTCGTACGGCGCGCACACGGCCCGTACGGCGGCCAGGAGGCGCAGGCCGAGGGCGGCGGCCCGGGCGACGGTGTCCTCCGCCTCCATCGCCCGTACGGTGGCGAGGGCGGCGGCGCAGGCGATCGGCGAGGCGCCGAAGGTGGAGGTGTGCAGGTACGGGTCCCGGCCGAAGGGCGCGTAGGCCTCCGCGGTGGCGGTCATCGCGGCGACGGGGACGACGCCGCCGCTGAGTCCCTTGCCGGCCAGCAGGACGTCCGGCCGCACGTCCTCGGCGTCGACGCCCCACCAGGTGCCCAGCCGCCCCATGCCGGTCTGGATCTCGTCGACGACCATGAGGGCGCCGTAGGCCCGGCACAGTGCCCGCACCTGGCTGAGGTAGCCGGGGCGGGGGACGCGTACGCCGCCCTCGCCCTGTACGGGTTCGACGATGACGCAGGCCCGGTCGCGGCGGGCGGCCAGCGCCTGTTCGAGATCGGCCGGGTCGTCGTAGCCGACCTGGGTGACGTCGGGCAGCAGGGGCTGGAAGGGGGTCTGGTACGTGGGGTTGGCGGTGACGCTCAGAGCGCCCAGGGTCTTGCCGTGGAAGCCGCGCCGGGTGGTGATCACGGAGGTGCGTCCGTGGGCGCGGGCCAGTTTGAGGGCGGCTTCGGTGGCCTCGGCGCCGGAGTTCACGAAGTGGACGTAGTCGAGGCCGGGCGGGGTGTGCGCGGCGAGGGCCCGGGCGGCCAGGGCCGCGACGGGTTCGAGGAAGACGCGGCTGGCCAGCGGGTGGGTGTCGATCTGCCGGTGCACCGCCTCGACGACGGCCGGGTGGCGGTGGCCCAGGATGAAGACCCCGTAGCCGCCGAAGTCGAGGAAGCGGCGGCCGTCGTCGGCGTGGATCCAGACGCCCTCCGAACGGACCTCGGACATGCCGCCCATGACGCGGCCCATGACGGCGCGGCCGGAGCCGATGTGCTTGAGGTAGAGGTCGACGACGTCGTCGTGCCCGGTCGGCGCGGCGGCCCCGGTGGCCGGGGGTGACATCGTCATGACGCGACCTCCGTCGGAGCGGCCGCGGTGGCCCGGTGCCGGCTGAGCAGGGCGGCGTTGGCGACGGCCCAGTTCTCCGCGTTGTTGGCGAGGGCGGTGCGGATGTCCGCGTGGGTCGGGCGGGCGCCGCAGTCGGGGTCGCCCAGGGAGGTGTCGAAGGGCAGCTCCCGCTGGAACACCAGCAGCAGTTCGGCGTAGTACTGGAGCCGTTTGCGGACCGCGGAGGGCAGCGAGGTGCCCTCCAGCAGGGGCAGCAGCAGCCGGTGCACCGCCTCGACCGGGATGAGCCGGGGCCGCTCGGGCCGGGGCAGGCCGTGGCGTACGGCGACGTCCGCGCAGACGTCGGCGAACTCGCCCAGCTCGATGGCCTGCTTGCCCGCCGTCAGCCAGTACTCGCCGCTGCCCACGCGGCCCCGGACCAGGTCGCCGACGGCCCGCGCGACGTAGTCCTGGGGCACCATGTCGATCCGGGCCTCGGGGGCCCCGGGCAGCACCGGCACCTGCCCCAGCATCATCGACCCGATCGTCCGGGTCAGGCCCTGCTCACCGGCGATCCGACCGGTACCGGAGTCACCCATCACCACCGAGGGGCGCACGATGGCTCCGGGCACGCCCGCCTCGCGGTGCAGCTGTTCCGCCCGGGCCTTGGAGTCGAGGTAGGCGGCGGCGCCGGGGAAGCGGCGGTGGTCCTCCTCGGTGGGCGTGTTGGCCACGAAGGCGGTACTCACCAGGTACATCGGGGCGTCGGCCCGGGCGGCCAGGTCGAGCATGCTGTCCGCGCCGCGCAGGTTGGTGCGCGTGATGTCCTCGGGCGGGGTGCGCCAGTTGGTCTCGGCGGCGGAGTGCAGCACCACGTCCACCTCCAGGGCCAGTTCGTGCCAGGCCAGCGGGCTCAGACCGAGCCGGGGGGCGACGAGGTCTCCGCGGAGCTCACGCACCCGCGGATCGCGCAGCGGGGTGTTGCGGCGCAGGCACAGCAGGTCGAAGTCGGGTGACAGCTCGTCGATCAGGGCCCGTCCGAGCACTCCGGAACCGCCGGTGAGCAGCAGGGTGGGACGGTCGCGCGGTCCCGTGCGGGCGGGCAGCACGGCGAGACGCGGGTTGTGTGACGGCATGGGTGTGTTTCTCCCAACGGGTCTCGACCACAGGGGGCGGTGGGGCGGGCTCAGGCGATGGCGAGGGGCCGGTCGGCCAGGTACGCAGAGAAGGGGCCGGTCATCCGGGAGCGCGAGGGCGGGTGCAGGGACAGACCGTTGGCACACGCGGCCAGCTGCCCCACCTCGTCGGAGGTCATGAAGTTGAGCCCACCGAGCAGTTCGACCGCGCGCGGCACGACGCGGGCGATGGCGTCCTGGACGCCGTAGCGCACGTACAGCGCCTGTGCGAGCGCCGACTCGTCCAGGTCACCGGCGTCGATCCGGCGGGCGACGCCCTCGGCGGTGGCCATCGCGGCCTCCGTCTCGACGAACAGGCGCACGCGCTCGTGCTCGGGGATCCGGTCGTTGAGCAGCACCCGCTCCACCAGTGCGCTCGCGGCGCCGAGGTAGCTGCCCGTCATCAGCGCCTGGAACCAGATCAGACCGGCCGTCTGGACCCCGTCGAGCCGTTCGCCGGAGGCCGACGCGGTGCGCAGCAGCAGCTCCGGCGGGACCAGGACGTCGGTGAGCGTCACCTGTTCGCTCTCGGCGCCGGCCAGGAAGGCGCTGGACCAGAAACCGCTGACGCTCAGGCCTTCGCTCTCGGCCGGCACGAGGGCGACGGCGAGTTCGTCCCCCTGTCCGTCCTCGCGCGGGACGACGACGCCGGCGGTGAGCACGTCCATGGAGCGGGCCAGGCTGCACGGCCGCTTGACGCCGTTGATCCGGATGCCGTCCCCGGTCACCTCGGCGGTCATCGCCGGGTCCAGGATTCCGGCGCCGCTGCGGCCCTCGGCGAACCCGGAGGCGATGATGCGGTCGGCCGCGGCCACCTCTTCGATCAGCGTCCATTCCAGGCCGTCGCCGAGACCGCCGAGGCCGACGAGGGTGGCCATGGAGAAGTGGTGCATCGTGGTGGCCACGGCCAGGGAGGGCGAGCGGCTGCCGATGGCCCGCTGGACGCGCAGGGCGTCCAGCGCGGTGGCGCCCCGGCCCCGGTGCGACTCGGGGACGAGCAGTCCCGGGCCACCGCTGTTCCGGAAGTGCCGGATGCCCGGGCTGCCCGGGCGCTCCAGCTCCATCAGCGGGGTCTCGCGCAGCGCCGGGTCCAGGTCGGGCAGCAGCTTGGCGAGGGTGGCGCGTTCACGTTCGAGGAATCTCATGGGCGTGCGGTCCTCCAGGGCGGGTCGGGTGCGTGAGAAGCCACGCCATCGGCATCGGCATCGGCATCGGCATCGGCACGGTGGTGGCGGCGGCGGCAGCGGCGACGGGCAGGTGGTGGCAGCGGGGCCGGTGGTGGTGGCGGGGCCGGTGGCTATACGGCGTTGGTGGCTCGCAGCAGTTGCCAGACGGCGCCCGGGCGGACCCCGCCGCGGAAGGCGAGGTACTCCGGCAGGACGGCGTGCGGGGCCCACTTCTGCTTGTACTCGAGCTGGGAGGCCGCGGGGTAGACCGCGCTGCCGTGTTCGGCCAGCAGCCGCGCGAACCGGGTGAACGGGCGGCTGGCGCCGTCCAGTTCGTGCCGCGGGTCGAGCCCGGCGAACGGGGTGAAACCGAAGTGCAGCCACCCTGCCCCGTCGGCCGTCAGCCGCTCCATGACGGTGGCGTTGAGCGCCTCCATCACGCCGGGCGGCGCGTCGGGGCGGCGCCGGCTGAGGTCGTGCAGCCAGCCCGGCCGGCTGCCGTAGACCGGCGAGTAGTTGATGTATCCGGCCGCCTCGCCGTCGATCCGGCCGACGAACAGGCGGCGGTGCTTCTGAAGGTCCCCGTCCCGCTGGCCGACGAGGAACCGCAGCTCCTTGACGTGCCGGCCCTTCTCCCGCAGCCAGCGGGCGTCCAGCCGGTCCAGTTCGGCACAGTCGTCGCCCGCCGACACCTCGACAACCTCCAGGCCGGCCCGCCGGGCGCGCGAGATCTTGTTGCGCAGCCGGACGAACCGCGAGCCGCGCAGGGTGAAGAGGCTCAGGTCCACGGCGTACGACGACCCGATCTGGTTGACCGTGAAGCCGTGCGCCGCGTACAGCTCGGCGTCCGCCCGCTGCAACTGCACGGCGACCAGGCGCCGTCCGGCGTGGGCGGCGAAGGCCTCCAGCAGGCGCGCGCGGTGTTCGGGGGCGGCGAAGGGGCCGCCGAACTGGAGGACGTAACGGCCCGAGGAGCGATAGGCGCAGGCGCCCTCGAACCGGTCGTCGTGAAAGTAGGCGTTCCCGCTGTTGAGGGCGAGAAAGGTGCTCGGGTTGTCGCTGTGCGCGGCGAGGGTGTCAAGCACGGACGGCATCGGTGTCCTCCACGGAGGTCCGCGCCCCGGCATGCGTACCGGAGAGCGCCGCCGACCGATAGCGCTGCTCGAACGTCCGGAACGCCGGGAGGGTCTCCGGTTCGAAGGCGACACCGAAGGGTTTGAGGGAGTTCCCGAAGAGCGCACGGTCGCCCATGAGGTGGACGGGAAGGGCGAGCAGCGCCCATTCCGGCCGCACGAACAGCGCCCACGCCCCGGCCAGGACACCCGCCGTGACCAGGCTGTGCATCGTGTTGTAGGCCACGTAGCAGCCGCGCGGAACGCGTCCGTCCGGGCTGCGCCGGAAAGCGATCGCGCCGGGCAGGTATCCGATGACGTCGATCACCGCGAACAGCAGCAGGAAGACGCCCCAGCGGATTTCCGAGAGGTGCTGGAACACGAGCACGAGCGAAACGGTGAGAAAGCCCAGCCATTCGAGTCGGGAGAGAGCGAAGGTTGCCTTCGTCTCGAAACGGTTCTTGGCGTCCACGGGCGCTCCTGGATTGCGCTGACGATTTCGGGGCCGGCCCCGGCCCGCCCCCTCGCTGTGGTCTGTCACTCGGTTTACGCACCGGCGTGCCCAACCCCTCGTAAGGTGAGGGTGATTGGGCGCGGATGAATTTCTGGGGGACTGTTTTGACGACGCCAGCGCCGACCGGCCCGGGCGGCCACCCGGGTCCCGACCCCGGCACCACGCCCGGCACCGCGAACGGCAGCACGCCCGGCACCGCGAACGGCACCGCGGCATGGGAGTTGCTGCTGCCGGCCGCCTCCGCACCGGCGCGTGCGCGCGGCCGCGCGCTCCAGGCCGCGCTGCGGGACGCGGTCCGCGCGGGACGGCTCACGCCCGGCACCCGCCTGCCGTCGAGCCGGAACCTCGCGACCGACCTCGGAGTGTCGCGGGGACTGGTGACCGAGGCGTACGAGCAGCTCACCGCCGAGGGCTACCTGCGCAGCGGGCGGGGCGCGGGGACCTGGGTGGGCGACGCCGTACGGGCCGCCCGTCCAGGCGCGCGGGACCTCGCCCCGCGCTCCCCGGGCGACAGCGCCGACTTCGTGCCGGGGACGCCGGATCTGTCGCTCTTCCCCCGCGCGGCCTGGGCCGCCGCGCAACGGGGCGTGCTGGCGGAGCTGCCGCACGAGAGCCTCGGCTATCCCGACCCGCGCGGGCTGCCGCGGCTGCGGACCGCGCTGGCCGAACTGCTCTCGCGGCGCCGCGGCGTGGTGGCGGACCCGGAGCGGATCATGGTCGTCTCCGGGGTGGCGCAGGCGACGGCGCTGCTCGCGAGCGTGCTGCGGGCACGCGGGATGCGCACCGCCGCCGTCGAGGACCCCGGCAGTCCCCAGCACGACGCCCTGTACGCGGCGGCGGGTGTGCGCACCGTGCCGCTGCCCCTGGACGACGAGGGGCTCGCCGTCGGTCCGCTGCGCGCCTCAGGCGTGCGCTCCGTCGTGACGACTCCGGCCCACCAGTTCCCGACGGGGATCGCCTACTCCGCGAGGCGTCGCGCCGAACTGCTGGACTGGGCGCGGTCCGTGGACGGCCTCGTCGTGGAGGACGACTACGACGGTGACTTCCGCTACGACCGTGCTCCCGTGGGCGCCCTCCAGGGGCTCGATCCGGAACGCGTCGCCTACACGGGCTCGGTCAGCAAGTCCCTCGCGCCGGGACTGCGGCTGGGCTGGCTGCTGGTTCCCGAGTGGCTCGCGGAGGACGCCGTGCACCGCAAACGCACCACCGACCTCGGGCATCCGGCCCTCGACCAGGCCGTCTTCGCGCGCTTCGTGGAACGCGGCGACTACGACCGCCAGCTGCGCCTGTGCCAGCGCGCCTACCGCGAGCGGCGCGACGCCCTGGTCGCGGCGCTGGGCGAGCACTTCCCCGGCTCCCGGGTCTCCGGCATCGCCGCCGGCCTGCACGCCATCGCCGCGCTCCCCGAGCGGTACGGCCCCGAGGATCGCTTCCTCGCGCGGGCGGGGGAGGCCGGGGTCGCCGTGCGTTCGCTGGCGGAGTACGGACACGGGGCGGGCGGTGACGAGGCGGCGGGGAAGGAGGTGCGGCTGGTGCTGGGATACGCGCATCTGACGCCGGGGCGCATCCGGGCGGGGGTGGAGCTGCTCGCGAGGTCCGTGTGAGGCGGGCCGACGGTCCGTCCCCGGGCGACGGGCCGACGGTCCGTTCCCCGGGCGAACGCCGCGCGAGGCGTCCGCGTGGGCGGGCCGTTGTTCACCCGGAATTTCCGTGGCCGCCGCGCCGCACCAGTAGGTCTGGCTCTGCACACTGGCCGCAGCTCTGGCCGGATCCCGTCCCTGGAGGCGTATCCATGTCACACCGTCCGTCGCCCGGTCGCCGCAGCGTACTGCGCGGCTCTCTCGCCGCGTCCGCGGCCCTCACCCTGCCCACGGCCCTCGGGACCGCGCCGGCGTTCGCCCGTTCCGGCCGGCCGGGTGCGGGGTGGGGGGTGCAGACGGGGGACGTGACCTCCCACTCCGGTCTGGTGTGGGTACGGTCCGACCGGCCGGCCCGGATGGTCGTCGAGACGTCCGCGACGGAGTCGTTCCGCAACCCGCGCCGATGGCGCGGCCCGCTGCTCGGGGCCGGCACCGACTTCACCGGCACGACCAGGCTGCACGGTCTGCCGCCCGGCGAGCAGATCCACTACCGCGTGCTCCTCGCCGACCCCGACGACCCGCGCCGCACCGGCGAGCCGGTCCCCGGCACCTTCCGCACGGTACCGGTCCGCCGACGGGCGGGAACGCGGTTCGTGTGGTCCGGCGACCTGGCCGGCCAGGGCTGGGGCATCAACCCCGACCTCGGCGGCTACCGCATCTACGACGCGATGGGCGCCCTGGACCCGGACTTCTTCCTGTGCAGCGGCGACACGATCTACGCCGACGGCCCCATCGCCGGGACGGCCGCGCTGCCCGACGGCGGTACCTGGCGGAACATCACCACCGAGGAGAAGTCGAAGGTCGCCGAGACCCTCGCGGAGTTCCGCGGCAACTTCCGCTACAACCTGCTCGACGAGAACCTGCGGCGCTTCAACGCCCAGGTCCCGTCGGTCGTCCAGTGGGACGACCACGAGGTGCGCAACAACTGGTACCCGGGCCAGGTGATCGCGGACACGGACAGCCGCTACACCGAGAGGAACGTCGACGTCCTGGCCGCCCGGGCCCGGCGCGCGTTCGGTGAGTACTTCCCGGTCTCCACGCTCCGTCCCGGCGCGCGGGAGGGGCGGGTGCACCGGGTGCTGCGCCAGGGCCCGCTGCTGGACGTGTTCGTGCTGGACATGCGGACGTACCGCAACGCCAACTCCCCCGGCGACCAGAGCGTGGACCCGCAGGGCATCCTGGGCCGCGAGCAGCTGGAGTGGCTCAAGCGGGAGCTGTCCCGCTCGCGTGCGGTGTGGAAGGTGATCGCCGCCGACATGCCGATCGGCCTGGTCGTGCCCGACACCTCCGAGGGCGGCGCGAACGTCGAGGCGGTGGCGCAGGGCGACCCGGGCGCGCCGCTCGGCCGTGAGCTGCAGATCGCCGAGCTGCTCCGGTTCGTCAAGCACCGGCGGATCACCGGCACGGTGTGGCTGACGGCGGACGTGCACCACACCTCGGCCCAGCACTACCAGCCGTCGCGGGCCGCGTTCACCGACTTCGAGCCGTTCTGGGAGTTCGTGTCCGGGCCGCTCAACGCGGGCGCCTTCCCGGCCAGCGCCCTCGACGGCACCTTCGGCCCCGAGAGGGTGTTCGTGAAGGCGCCGACCGCGTCGAACGTCTCGCCCGCGGGCGGCTACCAGTT
This region of Streptomyces ambofaciens ATCC 23877 genomic DNA includes:
- a CDS encoding NAD(P)/FAD-dependent oxidoreductase gives rise to the protein MSGPAAGTPYWGPAELPPGPELHGVVTADVAVVGAGLAGLSCAYHLAERAPGLDVVVVDAEHPAAGASGRGTGLLGPRAGPAVDRAVRRFGPRTARRMHRASERAVRDVLELCTRLDVPCGLRTGEQLVATRSAAGLAALARQARACREIGLDVPVLTPAGIRDRVGVPYRAALVHRPAATLDPAALTCALARACAGKGVRFYGRSPLLAVHPGDLVGPELVLPHGRLYAGKAVLAVNSAATALALPVGTVLPLEVYAVATEPLSPAAYEALGGRAGHSVVDAMPMAPYFRVLPDRGLVAGGGTATVPAGLGAARLRAAGERAWGRLERWLRSLHPDLAEVRVTHRWSGRIGMTGDDLPVVGPVRGFDDVWYIGGCCGHGLALSVAHGAHVAAALLGDPQPGEPLPWHRSQAPALPVRGPVRPLLRAYVDTLGRVARHTC
- a CDS encoding flavin reductase family protein, with product MSARLRLVADRTAAPGGPVATADPLREEPGPGAARCLGLYAKLAAGVTVVTARGEEGPLGMTVSAVTSLSARPPLLLACLRDGSRTLAAVRARRAFAVHLLREEQQDLAGRFASPTATAAERFSGTDTRQVLGVPVLAGALAWSVCLTEDVRRYGDHHLVVGRVAAVHVGGGRPLLWHDRRFGALTERVPDAAG
- a CDS encoding SRPBCC family protein, with translation MRHVVLHALAHGLAPAEVYGRISDFRRYPEYSDTFREVYVEPPLPDGSTVSDWTVEFRGGLMRWRERDTYSPETHSLAFEQLSGDFQVFEGSWRCEPHDRGTLVVFTAAFDLGIPSLAEILDPVAESTVRTNIARVLRGLVDAEVIDERATAARG
- a CDS encoding aspartate aminotransferase family protein; translated protein: MTMSPPATGAAAPTGHDDVVDLYLKHIGSGRAVMGRVMGGMSEVRSEGVWIHADDGRRFLDFGGYGVFILGHRHPAVVEAVHRQIDTHPLASRVFLEPVAALAARALAAHTPPGLDYVHFVNSGAEATEAALKLARAHGRTSVITTRRGFHGKTLGALSVTANPTYQTPFQPLLPDVTQVGYDDPADLEQALAARRDRACVIVEPVQGEGGVRVPRPGYLSQVRALCRAYGALMVVDEIQTGMGRLGTWWGVDAEDVRPDVLLAGKGLSGGVVPVAAMTATAEAYAPFGRDPYLHTSTFGASPIACAAALATVRAMEAEDTVARAAALGLRLLAAVRAVCAPYEGGLVREVRGRGLLIGIEFAEERAVGELLLELIARGVLVNHSLNSTRVLRLTPPAVVDDTALDLFLTTLTEALHSTADRMAG
- a CDS encoding SDR family oxidoreductase, whose translation is MPSHNPRLAVLPARTGPRDRPTLLLTGGSGVLGRALIDELSPDFDLLCLRRNTPLRDPRVRELRGDLVAPRLGLSPLAWHELALEVDVVLHSAAETNWRTPPEDITRTNLRGADSMLDLAARADAPMYLVSTAFVANTPTEEDHRRFPGAAAYLDSKARAEQLHREAGVPGAIVRPSVVMGDSGTGRIAGEQGLTRTIGSMMLGQVPVLPGAPEARIDMVPQDYVARAVGDLVRGRVGSGEYWLTAGKQAIELGEFADVCADVAVRHGLPRPERPRLIPVEAVHRLLLPLLEGTSLPSAVRKRLQYYAELLLVFQRELPFDTSLGDPDCGARPTHADIRTALANNAENWAVANAALLSRHRATAAAPTEVAS
- a CDS encoding acyl-CoA dehydrogenase family protein, which translates into the protein MRFLERERATLAKLLPDLDPALRETPLMELERPGSPGIRHFRNSGGPGLLVPESHRGRGATALDALRVQRAIGSRSPSLAVATTMHHFSMATLVGLGGLGDGLEWTLIEEVAAADRIIASGFAEGRSGAGILDPAMTAEVTGDGIRINGVKRPCSLARSMDVLTAGVVVPREDGQGDELAVALVPAESEGLSVSGFWSSAFLAGAESEQVTLTDVLVPPELLLRTASASGERLDGVQTAGLIWFQALMTGSYLGAASALVERVLLNDRIPEHERVRLFVETEAAMATAEGVARRIDAGDLDESALAQALYVRYGVQDAIARVVPRAVELLGGLNFMTSDEVGQLAACANGLSLHPPSRSRMTGPFSAYLADRPLAIA
- a CDS encoding bifunctional lysylphosphatidylglycerol flippase/synthetase MprF; this encodes MPSVLDTLAAHSDNPSTFLALNSGNAYFHDDRFEGACAYRSSGRYVLQFGGPFAAPEHRARLLEAFAAHAGRRLVAVQLQRADAELYAAHGFTVNQIGSSYAVDLSLFTLRGSRFVRLRNKISRARRAGLEVVEVSAGDDCAELDRLDARWLREKGRHVKELRFLVGQRDGDLQKHRRLFVGRIDGEAAGYINYSPVYGSRPGWLHDLSRRRPDAPPGVMEALNATVMERLTADGAGWLHFGFTPFAGLDPRHELDGASRPFTRFARLLAEHGSAVYPAASQLEYKQKWAPHAVLPEYLAFRGGVRPGAVWQLLRATNAV
- a CDS encoding PLP-dependent aminotransferase family protein, with amino-acid sequence MLLPAASAPARARGRALQAALRDAVRAGRLTPGTRLPSSRNLATDLGVSRGLVTEAYEQLTAEGYLRSGRGAGTWVGDAVRAARPGARDLAPRSPGDSADFVPGTPDLSLFPRAAWAAAQRGVLAELPHESLGYPDPRGLPRLRTALAELLSRRRGVVADPERIMVVSGVAQATALLASVLRARGMRTAAVEDPGSPQHDALYAAAGVRTVPLPLDDEGLAVGPLRASGVRSVVTTPAHQFPTGIAYSARRRAELLDWARSVDGLVVEDDYDGDFRYDRAPVGALQGLDPERVAYTGSVSKSLAPGLRLGWLLVPEWLAEDAVHRKRTTDLGHPALDQAVFARFVERGDYDRQLRLCQRAYRERRDALVAALGEHFPGSRVSGIAAGLHAIAALPERYGPEDRFLARAGEAGVAVRSLAEYGHGAGGDEAAGKEVRLVLGYAHLTPGRIRAGVELLARSV
- a CDS encoding alkaline phosphatase D family protein, with product MSHRPSPGRRSVLRGSLAASAALTLPTALGTAPAFARSGRPGAGWGVQTGDVTSHSGLVWVRSDRPARMVVETSATESFRNPRRWRGPLLGAGTDFTGTTRLHGLPPGEQIHYRVLLADPDDPRRTGEPVPGTFRTVPVRRRAGTRFVWSGDLAGQGWGINPDLGGYRIYDAMGALDPDFFLCSGDTIYADGPIAGTAALPDGGTWRNITTEEKSKVAETLAEFRGNFRYNLLDENLRRFNAQVPSVVQWDDHEVRNNWYPGQVIADTDSRYTERNVDVLAARARRAFGEYFPVSTLRPGAREGRVHRVLRQGPLLDVFVLDMRTYRNANSPGDQSVDPQGILGREQLEWLKRELSRSRAVWKVIAADMPIGLVVPDTSEGGANVEAVAQGDPGAPLGRELQIAELLRFVKHRRITGTVWLTADVHHTSAQHYQPSRAAFTDFEPFWEFVSGPLNAGAFPASALDGTFGPERVFVKAPTASNVSPAGGYQFFGEVDIDGDTAEMTVRLREQDGTVLFTKVLQPGRVGQ